In Antechinus flavipes isolate AdamAnt ecotype Samford, QLD, Australia chromosome 3, AdamAnt_v2, whole genome shotgun sequence, a genomic segment contains:
- the SVBP gene encoding small vasohibin-binding protein, with amino-acid sequence MESSGRKEKPKVKETVNRIEKARQRSAQQELKQRQRAEIYALNRVMTELEQQQFDEFCKQMQPPRE; translated from the exons ATGGAGTCCTCTGGTCGGAAAGAAAAACCCAAAGTGAAGGAGACTGTGAACCGAATAGAGAAAGCCAGGCAGAGATCAGCTCAGCAGGAACTGAAGCAGAGACAGAGGGCCGAG aTTTATGCTCTCAACAGAGTAATGACGGAGCTGGAGCAGCAGCAATTTGATGAGTTCTGTAAGCAGATGCAGCCTCCAAGAGAATGA
- the ERMAP gene encoding erythroid membrane-associated protein isoform X1, translated as MASCSRFSLSSCLIVLISLQLPPEGSGKVGKRNLVMLGTKAELHCPLSVWMAPESVEVKWLRTPESQISQAVHVYRNGQDLYGEQMPQYKGRTALVKDNQEDSFILEIYNVRLEDQGEYYCQIQAGSLSKNASVKMDVAALGLDPYIHMENYEAGQIQLVCRSLGWFPKPQVQWTDAHGEILPSETQYLDKEGLFQMEASVTVRDGSSGNMTCSIWNSALGQEKRTTLFIRAFPSLYVTPSAVGLAVILPILGLFIALGIYIIWKQRRSREKLLYQQVVEIENLLSDHGKEKGRLHKGLKKYRAELKLKRTAADAGWRRARLHLVDVTLDPDTAHPKLLLSEDLRSVKLGDKRQAVPDNPKRFNFVVSVLGSPTFTSGCHYWEVCVGNKTKWILGVCSESVSRKGKITATPSNGHWLLRQSGMNEYEALTSPQTYFRLKESPRRVGVFLDYEGGFVSFYNATNKSHIYTFVHSFSGPLRPFFEPCLHDEGKNVAPLIICSGSQNSEEFIYSNLSPETSKEEKQTLGIGNGKIPTKTDQAPNLYPLQDIVSSWPSDITPALQGLRAPFF; from the exons ATGGCAAGTTGCTCCAGGTTCTCTCTCTCCAGCTGCCTCATCGTCCTTATCTCCCTCCAGCTACCTCCAGAGGGGTCAG GAAAAGTTGGCAAAAGGAACTTGGTTATGCTGGGGACAAAAGCTGAGCTGCATTGTCCTCTATCCGTCTGGATGGCCCCTGAGTCTGTAGAAGTAAAATGGCTACGGACCCCAGAGTCCCAAATTTCCCAGGCTGTTCATGTATATCGGAATGGACAAGACTTATATGGAGAGCAGATGCCACAATACAAAGGGAGAACAGCCTTGGTGAAAGACAACCAAGAAGACAGTTTCATTCTGGAGATTTATAATGTCCGACTTGAAGACCAAGGAGAGTACTATTGTCAGATCCAGGCTGGTTCTCTGAGCAAAAATGCTTCTGTGAAAATGGATGTCGCAG CATTGGGCTTGGATCCTTATATTCATATGGAGAACTATGAAGCTGGACAGATTCAGCTGGTGTGCAGATCCTTGGGATGGTTCCCAAAGCCTCAGGTTCAGTGGACAGATGCTCACGGGGAGATACTTCCATCAGAGACCCAATACCTGGATAAGGAGGGGCTATTCCAAATGGAGGCTTCTGTTACTGTGAGAGATGGATCTTCAGGGAATATGACCTGCTCTATTTGGAATTCTGCTCTTGGCCAAGAAAAGAGAACAACTCTATTCATAAGAG CTTTTCCTTCTTTGTACGTCACCCCCTCAGCAGTGGGTCTGGCTGTGATCCTACCTATTTTGGGGCTCTTCATTGCATTGGGTATTTATATCATATGGAAGCAACGAAGATCTAGAG agAAGCTTCTTTATCAACAAGTGGTAGAAATAG aaaatcttctctcagacCATGGGAAAGAGAAAG GGAGACTTCATAAAGGACTCA aGAAATATCGAGCTGAACTCA AATTGAAAAGAACTGCAGCAGATGCAG GTTGGAGAAGGGCCAGACTACACCTGG TGGATGTGACTTTGGATCCAGATACTGCTCATCCCAAACTTCTCCTCTCTGAAGATCTTAGAAGTGTGAAACTTGGGGACAAACGACAGGCTGTCCCTGACAACCCCAAGAGATTTAACTTTGTTGTCAGTGTCCTGGGGTCTCCAACCTTTACATCTGGCTGTCATTACTGGGAGGTATGTGTAGGAAACAAAACCAAGTGGATCCTTGGGGTCTGCAGTGAGTCAGTGAGCAGGAAGGGGAAGATCACAGCAACACCTTCAAATGGACATTGGCTGCTGCGTCAGAGTGGGATGAATGAATATGAAGCTCTTACATCCCCACAGACTTACTTCCGCCTCAAAGAGAGCCCCCGCCGTGTGGGGGTTTTCCTGGATTATGAAGGTGGATTTGTCTCTTTTTACAACGCCACCAACAAATCTCACATCTATACGTTCGTCCATTCTTTCTCTGGCCCACTGCGCCCTTTCTTTGAGCCTTGCTTACATGATGAAGGGAAAAATGTGGCTCCTTTAAtcatttgttcaggatcacagaaCTCTGAGGAATTCATTTACTCTAATCTATCTCCAGAgacttcaaaagaagaaaaacagacatTAGGGATTGGTAATGGGAAGATCCCCACAAAGACAGACCAGGCCCCAAATCTCTACCCTCTCCAGGACATCGTCTCATCGTGGCCCTCTGATATCACCCCGGCCCTTCAGGGGCTCAGGGCCCCTTTCTTTTAG
- the ERMAP gene encoding erythroid membrane-associated protein isoform X2: protein MASCSRFSLSSCLIVLISLQLPPEGSGKVGKRNLVMLGTKAELHCPLSVWMAPESVEVKWLRTPESQISQAVHVYRNGQDLYGEQMPQYKGRTALVKDNQEDSFILEIYNVRLEDQGEYYCQIQAGSLSKNASVKMDVAALGLDPYIHMENYEAGQIQLVCRSLGWFPKPQVQWTDAHGEILPSETQYLDKEGLFQMEASVTVRDGSSGNMTCSIWNSALGQEKRTTLFIRAFPSLYVTPSAVGLAVILPILGLFIALGIYIIWKQRRSRENLLSDHGKEKGRLHKGLKKYRAELKLKRTAADAGWRRARLHLVDVTLDPDTAHPKLLLSEDLRSVKLGDKRQAVPDNPKRFNFVVSVLGSPTFTSGCHYWEVCVGNKTKWILGVCSESVSRKGKITATPSNGHWLLRQSGMNEYEALTSPQTYFRLKESPRRVGVFLDYEGGFVSFYNATNKSHIYTFVHSFSGPLRPFFEPCLHDEGKNVAPLIICSGSQNSEEFIYSNLSPETSKEEKQTLGIGNGKIPTKTDQAPNLYPLQDIVSSWPSDITPALQGLRAPFF from the exons ATGGCAAGTTGCTCCAGGTTCTCTCTCTCCAGCTGCCTCATCGTCCTTATCTCCCTCCAGCTACCTCCAGAGGGGTCAG GAAAAGTTGGCAAAAGGAACTTGGTTATGCTGGGGACAAAAGCTGAGCTGCATTGTCCTCTATCCGTCTGGATGGCCCCTGAGTCTGTAGAAGTAAAATGGCTACGGACCCCAGAGTCCCAAATTTCCCAGGCTGTTCATGTATATCGGAATGGACAAGACTTATATGGAGAGCAGATGCCACAATACAAAGGGAGAACAGCCTTGGTGAAAGACAACCAAGAAGACAGTTTCATTCTGGAGATTTATAATGTCCGACTTGAAGACCAAGGAGAGTACTATTGTCAGATCCAGGCTGGTTCTCTGAGCAAAAATGCTTCTGTGAAAATGGATGTCGCAG CATTGGGCTTGGATCCTTATATTCATATGGAGAACTATGAAGCTGGACAGATTCAGCTGGTGTGCAGATCCTTGGGATGGTTCCCAAAGCCTCAGGTTCAGTGGACAGATGCTCACGGGGAGATACTTCCATCAGAGACCCAATACCTGGATAAGGAGGGGCTATTCCAAATGGAGGCTTCTGTTACTGTGAGAGATGGATCTTCAGGGAATATGACCTGCTCTATTTGGAATTCTGCTCTTGGCCAAGAAAAGAGAACAACTCTATTCATAAGAG CTTTTCCTTCTTTGTACGTCACCCCCTCAGCAGTGGGTCTGGCTGTGATCCTACCTATTTTGGGGCTCTTCATTGCATTGGGTATTTATATCATATGGAAGCAACGAAGATCTAGAG aaaatcttctctcagacCATGGGAAAGAGAAAG GGAGACTTCATAAAGGACTCA aGAAATATCGAGCTGAACTCA AATTGAAAAGAACTGCAGCAGATGCAG GTTGGAGAAGGGCCAGACTACACCTGG TGGATGTGACTTTGGATCCAGATACTGCTCATCCCAAACTTCTCCTCTCTGAAGATCTTAGAAGTGTGAAACTTGGGGACAAACGACAGGCTGTCCCTGACAACCCCAAGAGATTTAACTTTGTTGTCAGTGTCCTGGGGTCTCCAACCTTTACATCTGGCTGTCATTACTGGGAGGTATGTGTAGGAAACAAAACCAAGTGGATCCTTGGGGTCTGCAGTGAGTCAGTGAGCAGGAAGGGGAAGATCACAGCAACACCTTCAAATGGACATTGGCTGCTGCGTCAGAGTGGGATGAATGAATATGAAGCTCTTACATCCCCACAGACTTACTTCCGCCTCAAAGAGAGCCCCCGCCGTGTGGGGGTTTTCCTGGATTATGAAGGTGGATTTGTCTCTTTTTACAACGCCACCAACAAATCTCACATCTATACGTTCGTCCATTCTTTCTCTGGCCCACTGCGCCCTTTCTTTGAGCCTTGCTTACATGATGAAGGGAAAAATGTGGCTCCTTTAAtcatttgttcaggatcacagaaCTCTGAGGAATTCATTTACTCTAATCTATCTCCAGAgacttcaaaagaagaaaaacagacatTAGGGATTGGTAATGGGAAGATCCCCACAAAGACAGACCAGGCCCCAAATCTCTACCCTCTCCAGGACATCGTCTCATCGTGGCCCTCTGATATCACCCCGGCCCTTCAGGGGCTCAGGGCCCCTTTCTTTTAG